One part of the Vicia villosa cultivar HV-30 ecotype Madison, WI linkage group LG6, Vvil1.0, whole genome shotgun sequence genome encodes these proteins:
- the LOC131613646 gene encoding uncharacterized protein LOC131613646, whose protein sequence is MERLRGCHDSNDAGLFLAAQREYNIALLKEDTYWRQRAKMHWLKDGDRNTTFFHRSASARNQFKKIEMLMDEGGRETRDQGQFCEIANTYFQELFTASTGEYEPVIRNIHGVITADDNRWLLRPFSKEEFFLAFDEMHPNKSPGPDGFNPAFFQEFWELCGNDIYTESSTWLDRGFFPDSLNATNICLIPKCSKPVSMKDYRPISLCNVVYRVVSKALANRLKPLLDKCVSEEQSAFVEGRSILNNAMIAQEVIHALKRKTKGRKAHLALKIDISKAYDRVDWGFLKEVLGKLGFAEKWIHWFMMCVTSIHYYVLVNSERVGPIVPGRDLRQGDPLSPANLTEVQNLMELLNVYAKASGTGRYLGLPSMIGRGKKAIFSYVKDRIWKKINSWSGRSLSRAGTNVMIKSVLQAIPASIMSLFILPETLISEIEKMLNAFWWGGGTNHKGIRWMAWDKLACPKEEGGLGFRDFRSFNKAMVAKQGWLILANPLALVSRIFKARYFPRSSFFDAKLGYNPSFVWKSIWSAREILIMGCRWSIGNGTEIQVMSDPWLQGRRESYLHGPQKQGAYNITVNNLMLPNSKQWDIRVLTEVFDCAVVEDIIHVPLLEEVTEDRLIWGEDQSGNYNVRSGYRLWRKAKSWQNVEEVEVSWSNLWKISAAPRSKHLLWRICKDCLPTRKRLRHHHIPCEEACPFCDTPIEDYWHIFFGCAETIICWRAAGLGHIIEPRIQEVSDVRSVIFDICNSEDRKVAGRVAVMMEALWKNRNDMVWNNEKEEASRLGRLAFHHWQEWFNVQHVPSVAWDIRNLYILEAEALALKEAIQDSIALHLDRIIFESDSLSVVTALHSNPSGRSEFHHIIRSIRLLLSSFRNFEVKFVKRRANMVAHSLVKASNSRARRSFLHYVPPCIALLINNEMS, encoded by the exons aTGGAAAGATTGAGAGGGTGTCATGATTCGAATGATGCGGGCCTTTTTCTGGCAGCCCAAAGGGAGTACAATATTGCGTTATTGAAAGAGGATACGTACTGGCGGCAACGAGCAAAAATGCATTGGTTGAAAGACGGTGATCGAAATACGACATTTTTTCATCGGTCGGCGTCGGCTCGGAACCAATTTAAGAAAATTGAGATGTTAATGGATGAAGGTGGAAGAGAGACTCGTGATCAGGGACAATTTTGTGAGATTGCTAATACTTATTTCCAGGAGCTATTCACAGCAAGTACAGGGGAGTATGAGCCGGTTATTAGAAATATACATGGTGTGATTACTGCGGATGACAACCGGTGGCTGTTACGTCCGTTTTCGAAGGAGGAATTTTTCTTGGCCTTTGACGAAATGCATCCTAACAAATCTCCTGGCCCTGATGGTTTTAATCCGGCATTCTTTCAAGAATTTTGGGAGCTATGTGGTAATGACATCTATACGGAATCTTCGACATGGTTAGATCGTGGATTCTTCCCAGACTCGCTGAATGCAACCAATATTTGCTTAATACCAAAATGTTCAAAACCGGTTTCTATGAAGGATTACCGGCCAATTTCGCTGTGCAATGTAGTCTACAGAGTGGTATCTAAGGCGCTAGCTAATCGTCTTAAACCATTGTTGGATAAATGTGTGTCGGAGGAGCAATCAGCCTTCGTGGAAGGTCGATCTATTTTGAACAACGCTATGATTGCTCAGGAGGTTATTCATGCTCTTAAGAGAAAGACGAAGGGGCGGAAAGCACACTTGGCTCTTAAGATTGACATTAGCAAGGCGTATGACCGTGTCGACTGGGGTTTTCTTAAAGAGGTGCTTGGTAAATTGGGTTTTGCGGAAAAATGGATTCACTGGTTTATGATGTGTGTCACATCGATACACTATTATGTACTAGTTAACTCTGAGAGGGTCGGTCCTATAGTGCCAGGGAGAGATTTGAGACAAGGCGATCCTTTATCACC ggctAATCTCACGGAAGTTCAAAACCTTATGGAGTTACTTAACGTTTATGCGAAAGCTTCAG GTACCGGAAGGTATTTGGGTTTACCATCGATGATTGGAAGAGGCAAGAAAGCGATTTTCTCTTATGTTAAAGACCGTATCTGGAAGAAAATCAATTCTTGGAGTGGTAGGTCCTTATCTAGAGCAGGGACAAATGTTATGATCAAATCTGTGTTACAAGCTATTCCAGCTTCTATCATGAGCTTATTCATTCTTCCGGAGACTCTCATCTCGGAAATAGAAAAGATGTTAAATGCGTTCTGGTGGGGAGGAGGTACAAATCATAAAGGTATCAGGTGGATGGCGTGGGATAAGCTAGCTTGCCCGAAGGAGGAAGGTGGTCTGGGATTTCGTGATTTTCGATCTTTTAATAAGGCTATGGTTGCTAAGCAAGGTTGGTTAATCTTGGCGAATCCGCTCGCTTTAGTTTCTCGTATCTTCAAAGCAAGGTACTTCCCgagatcttctttctttgacgcaAAGCTTGGTTATAATCCTAGTTTTGTTTGGAAAAGTATATGGTCGGCTAGAGAGATTCTTATTATGGGTTGCAGGTGGAGCATTGGTAACGGTACTGAAATTCAGGTTATGAGTGATCCTTGGCTCCAAGGGAGACGTGAAAGTTATCTGCATGGTCCGCAAAAACAAGGTGCGTATAATATTACCGTAAATAATCTCATGCTCCCAAATTCCAAACAGTGGGATATAAGAGTATTAACGGAGGTGTTTGATTGTGCAGTAGTGGAGGATATTATACACGTTCCTTTGTTGGAGGAGGTTACGGAAGATAGATTAATTTGGGGTGAGGATCAAAGTGGTAACTATAATGTCCGCTCAGGTTATAGATTATGGAGGAAGGCTAAATCGTGGCAAAATGTTGAGGAGGTGGAGGTTAGTTGGTCCAATTTGTGGAAGATTAGTGCGGCACCTAGATCTAAACATCTGTTATGGAGAATTTGCAAAGATTGCTTACCCACTCGGAAAAGACTTCGGCATCATCATATTCCTTGTGAGGAAGCATGTCCGTTTTGTGATACGCCTATAGAAGATTATTGGCATATTTTCTTTGGGTGCGCGGAGACGATCATTTGTTGGAGGGCGGCAGGGTTGGGTCATATTATTGAGCCTAGAATTCAGGAAGTTTCGGATGTTCGCTCGGTTATCTTTGATATTTGTAATAGTGAGGATAGGAAGGTAGCAGGTCGCGTCGCTGTTATGATGGAGGCGCTGTGGAAAAATAGGAATGATATGGTTTGGAATAACGAGAAGGAGGAAGCTTCCCGCCTTGGGCGGCTTGCTTTTCATCACTGGCAGGAATGGTTTAATGTCCAGCATGTACcga GTGTGGCTTGGGATATTAGAAATCTCTATATTCTCGAAGCTGAGGCATTAGCCCTTAAAGAGGCTATCCAAGATTCTATTGCTCTTCATCTCGACCGAATTATTTTTGAAAGTGATTCTCTTAGCGTGGTTACGGCTTTGCATTCTAATCCTTCTGGAAGGTCCGAGTTTCACCATATTATCCGTTCTATTAGATTGCTTTTATCTTCTTTTCGCAACTTTGAGGTCAAGTTTGTTAAACGCCGAGCGAATATGGTTGCCCACTCTCTTGTAAAGGCGTCCAATTCACGGGCTAGGCGTAGTTTTTTGCATTATGTTCCTCCTTGTATCGCGTTGCTTATCAATAATGAAATGAGCTAG